In a genomic window of Pelecanus crispus isolate bPelCri1 chromosome 1, bPelCri1.pri, whole genome shotgun sequence:
- the B3GALT5 gene encoding LOW QUALITY PROTEIN: beta-1,3-galactosyltransferase 5 (The sequence of the model RefSeq protein was modified relative to this genomic sequence to represent the inferred CDS: substituted 2 bases at 2 genomic stop codons), with translation MMKMGGTWLGLTVGQYLLALGHRHFLNXXRNMVVFRKFGLFVCLVGLSCASFWIFYNNVTKFCIFCENSLGNLFPTETSRTVEGNFLQLPDIDCQKNPPFLVLLVTSSYHYIDARMAIRQTWGKERIVDGKRLVTYFLLGSPVNLSHQADIVAESQKYKDIIQKNFTDTYYNLTLKTMMGIEWIHRFCYQSSFVMKTDTDVFVNVFYLTELLLRKKRTTRFFTGFLKLHEYPIRRRESKWYVSTEEYPGKTYPPFCSGTGYVLSTDVASQIYNVSDSIPFIKLEDVFIGLCLAKLNIQLEELHSEQTFFPERIMFSVARFKKIVMCHEIKPSEQLSYWNHLVTENHEGVV, from the exons atgatgaagatgGGAGGAACCTGGCTGGGTCTGACAGTTGGACAGTACTTGCTGGCTCTGGGACACAGGCACTTTTTAAACTAATAGAGAAACATg gTGGTTTTCAGAAAATTCGGGCTGTTTGTTTGCCTTGTAGGGCTCAGCTGTGCTAGCTTCTGGATTTTTTACAACAATGTGACCAAATTCTGTATATTCTGTGAAAACAGCCTAGGTAACCTATTCCCCACAGAGACTTCCAGGACAGTGGAAGGAAACTTCTTGCAGCTCCCAGATATAGACTGCCAAAAGAACCCGCCTTTCCTTGTCCTGCTTGTGACATCCTCGTATCACTACATTGATGCCAGGATGGCCATCCGGCAAacctggggaaaggagagaataGTTGACGGCAAGCGCCTGGTGACATATTTCCTCCTGGGAAGTCCTGTGAATCTCAGCCATCAGGCTGATATAGTTGCTGAAAGCCAAAAGTACAAAGACATTATTCAAAAGAATTTTACAGACACGTATTACAACTTGACTTTGAAGACCATGATGGGAATTGAATGGATTCACAGATTTTGCTACCAGTCCAGCTTTGTGATGAAAACCGACACAGATGTGTTTGTCAATGTTTTTTACCTCACTGAGCTCCTTCTAAGGAAAAAGAGGACCACTAGATTCTTCACAGGCTTTTTAAAACTGCACGAGTACCCCATACGGAGAAGAGAGAGTAAGTGGTATGTGAGTACAGAAGAGTATCCGGGAAAGACCTACCCGCCGTTTTGTTCTGGGACTGGCTATGTTTTATCCACTGACGTTGCCAGTCAGATCTATAATGTTTCAGACAGCATTCCATTCATTAAACTGGAGGATGTATTCATAGGACTGTGCCTTGCCAAATTAAATATTCAGCTGGAGGAGCTTCATTCAgagcagactttttttccagaaaggatTATGTTCTCTGTCGCTCGCTTTAAGAAAATCGTCATGTGCCATGAAATAAAACCATCTGAGCAGCTGAGCTACTGGAATCACTTGGTGACAGAAAATCACGAAGGAGTGGTCTAG